The Pecten maximus unplaced genomic scaffold, xPecMax1.1, whole genome shotgun sequence genomic interval AGGTTAAGAGCGGGATTTTTTCCGGAAAATTCCCTTCACCGCTTTCCGCATCGACGACTACTTGCACCACAGCGTCTTTGTTGCGTTTGTAATACACGGCatttcaatgtttgttgatAAGTATATGTTTAACACCTACACTGTTTTTGTGACAAGGCGCGCACTGCAAACGGAGTGACAGGATGGCATGTAAAATGACTCGAAAAAGGAAACCAAATTTTACTACGAATGAATTAGAGGTGTTGTTAAAAGGTGTGTCAGCAAACAGAGACATTCTAATGGGGAAATTCTCAGATACAGTAACTAATGATCGGAAAAAGAAAATTTGGAAAACAATAGCTGCTGAAGTAAGCGCGGAAAGCTCTACACAGAGGTCGGATGAAGACGTAAAGAAAAAGTGGCAGGATTGGAGCTCTGTTGTGAAGGGGAAGCAAGCAAAAGCCAccagagaaagaaaaaaaactggaGGTGGCCCGCcccatgatgatgatgacgacgtGTCGCTGTCTGTAATGGAGGAAAGGGTCCTCGGTATACTGGGCACAACATGTGTGTATGGAATAGAGGCCGATTTTGGAGACACTTTCGTTAACACTGATTCACAATCGAACCGAAATATCAGGTAATTACGAGtcattttattttgcttttattAAAGTAGCAATATCTTGTTGTTGACATTTAGAGAAAATAACCAATAAACTGCCCATACATCATACACTCTCACCACGTcatatataatgacaaaatctTCAATACGATCAAGTAGGtcaaaacaatataaatgaaacttttaCACTATCTAAAAATGACATCAAAGACTTCAATTCCATACTCCAGAGACCTGAACAATTCAAAATACTGATTTTTGTGTACAATGTACtgtcatacatatatacccaTTGATATGTATCactttttaaaattacatttacaacTTGCTTTCATAGGATTAGCTACGATATAACACACCTTTCTAGTGTGATTTAGacaattgcattttttttttataaatattatgctttgaataaattttgtgttaaaatgtaACAAATTAGAATATATCTTGATACTTAAACATGGACTTAAACGTGGACGAGAAAACGGCTAATTTTTTCCAAAAGAAACAACTATACTTTAACAgactgttttgatatttttctagGTCTCTGGAGTGTGATGAAGACCTTGATGAGCTTGAGTCCAATGACAgtgtacaaatacatgtacatgatgatgaggaggataATACAACGTCGATTGCAGTGTCAC includes:
- the LOC117321112 gene encoding myb/SANT-like DNA-binding domain-containing protein 4, with product MACKMTRKRKPNFTTNELEVLLKGVSANRDILMGKFSDTVTNDRKKKIWKTIAAEVSAESSTQRSDEDVKKKWQDWSSVVKGKQAKATRERKKTGGGPPHDDDDDVSLSVMEERVLGILGTTCVYGIEADFGDTFVNTDSQSNRNIRSLECDEDLDELESNDSVQIHVHDDEEDNTTSIAVSPTCGKSTQNKLTPRPSCSRSRPSEVCNETSLSCFSVKKRKRVTVPLPDNSMPSTHDIYQVENRKLAVEETRLTIERDRLDIEKQRLNIETEILMVLKEFHPTSSRHSQNPTSTFPYVHVPTDEYTCTFANI